Proteins encoded together in one Kitasatospora albolonga window:
- a CDS encoding PaaX family transcriptional regulator: protein MAELRTPRSLIITLYGAYGRPADGSPFAVAELIRLLHAVGVDAPSVRSCVSRLKRRGLLVAARAADGSAGYVLSPDARQMLDDGDGRIYGRPAHRQADGWVLAVFSVPEAERNKRHLLRSRLARLGFGTAAPGVWIAPAGLYEETRHTLERLGLAPYVDLFRGDHLGFAATRDAVARWWDLDAVARLHHDFLQLHAPVLREWEASPETAEDPRPQDAYRDYLLALDSWRQLPYADPGLPPELLPKGWPGARSAEVFGKLHERLRDAGERFVRG, encoded by the coding sequence GTGGCCGAGCTGCGCACCCCCCGTTCCCTGATCATCACCCTCTACGGCGCCTACGGCCGTCCGGCGGACGGCTCGCCCTTCGCGGTGGCGGAGCTGATCCGCCTGCTGCACGCCGTGGGCGTCGACGCCCCGTCCGTACGCTCGTGCGTCTCGCGGCTGAAGCGGCGCGGGCTGCTGGTCGCGGCCCGGGCGGCGGACGGTTCGGCGGGGTACGTCCTGTCGCCGGACGCCCGCCAGATGCTCGACGACGGCGACGGGCGCATCTACGGGCGGCCCGCGCACCGGCAGGCCGACGGCTGGGTTCTCGCGGTGTTCTCGGTCCCCGAGGCCGAGCGCAACAAGCGCCATCTGCTGCGCTCCCGGCTGGCCCGCCTCGGCTTCGGCACGGCGGCACCCGGGGTGTGGATCGCCCCGGCCGGCCTCTACGAGGAGACCCGCCACACCCTGGAGCGCCTCGGACTGGCCCCGTACGTCGACCTGTTCCGCGGCGACCACCTGGGCTTCGCCGCGACCCGTGACGCGGTGGCCCGCTGGTGGGACCTGGACGCGGTGGCCCGCCTCCACCACGACTTCCTGCAACTGCACGCCCCGGTGCTCCGGGAGTGGGAGGCGTCCCCGGAGACGGCGGAGGACCCGCGCCCGCAGGACGCCTACCGGGACTATCTGCTGGCCCTGGACTCCTGGCGCCAGCTCCCGTACGCGGACCCGGGACTGCCGCCGGAGCTGCTGCCGAAGGGGTGGCCGGGGGCCCGCTCGGCGGAGGTCTTCGGCAAGCTGCACGAGCGGCTGCGGGACGCCGGGGAGCGGTTCGTACGGGGGTGA
- a CDS encoding enoyl-CoA hydratase (Catalyzes the reversible hydration of unsaturated fatty acyl-CoA to beta-hydroxyacyl-CoA) codes for MSSFPSSAPRVEEWRHLRVTRDDGVVTVTLDRPEKLNALTFGAYADLRDLLAELTRERSARALVLAGEGRGFCSGGDVDEIIGATLAMDTAAILEFNRMTGQVVRALRECPFPVVAAIHGVAAGAGAVLALAADFRVADPSARFAFLFTRVGLSGGDMGAAYLLPRVVGLGHATRLLMLGDAVRAPEAERIGLISELADEGQADARAAGLARRLADGPALALAQTKALLTAELDMPLAASVELDANTQALLMHGEDYAEFHAAFTEKRPPKWRGR; via the coding sequence ATGAGCTCGTTTCCCAGCTCCGCCCCGCGCGTGGAGGAGTGGCGTCATCTCCGGGTCACCCGGGACGACGGTGTGGTGACCGTCACACTCGACCGCCCCGAGAAACTCAACGCCCTCACCTTCGGTGCCTACGCCGATCTGCGCGACCTGCTCGCCGAGCTGACCCGGGAACGCTCCGCGCGCGCCCTCGTCCTCGCCGGTGAGGGGCGCGGCTTCTGCTCCGGCGGCGACGTCGACGAGATCATCGGCGCCACCCTCGCCATGGACACCGCCGCGATCCTGGAGTTCAACCGGATGACCGGCCAGGTCGTACGGGCCCTGCGGGAGTGCCCCTTCCCCGTCGTCGCGGCGATCCACGGGGTGGCCGCCGGAGCCGGTGCCGTGCTGGCCCTCGCCGCCGACTTCCGGGTCGCCGACCCCTCCGCCCGCTTCGCCTTCCTCTTCACCCGGGTCGGCCTCTCCGGCGGCGACATGGGCGCCGCCTACCTCCTGCCCCGGGTCGTCGGCCTCGGCCACGCCACCCGGCTGCTCATGCTGGGCGACGCGGTCCGGGCCCCCGAGGCGGAGCGGATCGGGCTGATCAGCGAGCTGGCCGACGAGGGGCAGGCCGACGCCCGCGCCGCCGGGCTGGCCCGCCGCCTCGCCGACGGCCCCGCGCTCGCCCTCGCCCAGACCAAGGCGCTGCTCACCGCCGAGCTCGACATGCCGCTCGCCGCCTCCGTCGAGCTGGACGCCAACACCCAGGCCCTCCTGATGCATGGCGAGGACTACGCGGAGTTCCACGCCGCCTTCACCGAGAAGCGGCCGCCGAAGTGGCGGGGGAGGTAG
- a CDS encoding acyl-CoA dehydrogenase, with the protein MTAFSLEPEQTAWCEEVRTLAEQRLRPLAEKGEEGRVNRPLLAALGELGLLERMFSSGALDLCLLRESLARGCTEAETALALQGLGTTPVVRSGTPAQRERWLPGVRAGRAVAAFALSEPGAGSDAAALSLAAEPTPGGWRLTGEKCWISNAPEADFATVFARTTPGAGARGVTAFLVPSDRPGLTGQHLDMLSPHPIGTLEFDGVPVTADDILGEPDRGFRVAMDTLNLFRPSVGAFAVGMARAALDATVAHTARRTAFGGPLSDLQAVSHQVAEMATRTEAARLLVYAAAAAYDAGESGVPRRAAMAKLYATETAQYVVDTAVQLHGARALRRGHLLEHLYREVRAPRIYEGASEVQRAIIAKELYAAAATASEEPAAEKTQEPPV; encoded by the coding sequence ATGACGGCATTCTCCCTCGAACCGGAACAGACCGCCTGGTGTGAGGAGGTGCGCACCCTCGCCGAGCAGCGGCTCCGCCCGCTGGCGGAGAAGGGGGAGGAGGGGCGCGTCAACCGGCCGCTGCTGGCCGCCCTCGGCGAGCTGGGCCTGCTGGAGCGGATGTTCTCCTCCGGGGCGCTGGACCTGTGCCTGCTGCGGGAGTCCCTGGCCCGGGGCTGCACCGAGGCCGAGACCGCGCTCGCCCTCCAGGGGCTCGGCACCACCCCGGTCGTCCGGTCCGGCACCCCCGCCCAGCGCGAGCGCTGGCTCCCCGGGGTCCGGGCGGGGCGGGCCGTCGCGGCGTTCGCGCTGAGCGAGCCGGGCGCCGGGTCCGACGCGGCGGCTCTCTCCCTGGCCGCCGAGCCCACCCCCGGCGGCTGGCGGCTCACCGGCGAGAAGTGCTGGATCTCCAACGCCCCCGAGGCCGACTTCGCCACCGTCTTCGCCCGCACCACCCCGGGCGCGGGCGCGCGCGGGGTCACCGCGTTCCTGGTCCCCTCCGACCGGCCGGGGCTCACCGGCCAGCACCTCGACATGCTCTCCCCGCACCCCATCGGCACCCTGGAGTTCGACGGCGTACCGGTCACCGCCGACGACATCCTCGGCGAGCCCGACCGGGGCTTCCGGGTCGCGATGGACACCCTCAACCTCTTCCGCCCCAGCGTCGGCGCCTTCGCCGTCGGGATGGCCCGCGCCGCCCTGGACGCCACCGTCGCCCACACCGCCCGCCGCACCGCGTTCGGCGGCCCCCTCAGCGACCTCCAGGCCGTCTCCCACCAGGTCGCCGAGATGGCCACCCGCACCGAGGCCGCCCGCCTCCTGGTGTACGCGGCGGCAGCGGCGTACGACGCGGGGGAGAGCGGCGTGCCCCGCCGCGCCGCGATGGCCAAGCTGTACGCCACCGAGACCGCGCAGTACGTCGTCGACACCGCCGTCCAGCTGCACGGCGCCCGCGCCCTGCGCCGCGGCCATCTGCTCGAACACCTCTACCGCGAGGTCCGCGCGCCCCGGATCTACGAGGGCGCCAGCGAGGTCCAGCGCGCCATCATCGCCAAGGAGCTGTACGCGGCCGCCGCCACGGCCTCCGAGGAGCCCGCCGCCGAGAAGACCCAGGAGCCGCCCGTATGA
- a CDS encoding enamine deaminase RidA gives MSPSHRINPAELSPPTGFSHAVVATGGHLVFLAGQTALDPDGKVVGATLPEQFATALGNLLTALHAAGGAPADLARVTVYATDVADYRSHVAELGRIWRRLAGRDYPAMAVIGVARLWDEQAMVEIDGIAVLP, from the coding sequence ATGAGCCCGTCCCACCGGATCAACCCGGCCGAACTCTCCCCGCCCACCGGCTTCTCGCACGCCGTCGTCGCCACCGGTGGCCATCTGGTCTTCCTCGCCGGGCAGACCGCCCTCGACCCGGACGGCAAGGTCGTCGGCGCCACCCTGCCCGAACAGTTCGCCACCGCCCTGGGCAATCTGCTCACCGCCCTGCACGCGGCGGGCGGCGCCCCCGCCGACCTGGCCCGCGTCACCGTCTACGCCACCGATGTGGCCGACTACCGCTCCCACGTCGCCGAACTGGGCCGGATCTGGCGCCGGCTGGCGGGGCGCGACTACCCGGCGATGGCGGTCATCGGGGTGGCCCGGCTCTGGGACGAGCAGGCGATGGTCGAGATCGACGGCATCGCCGTCCTGCCCTGA
- a CDS encoding ATP-binding protein, protein MPPDPPVPASWRIALPHSTAAVPIARALVRTALSDIDAPADSDTAELLTAELVANAVEHTVSSEPIELVVELLPTGCQVEVHDHDPAPPGDLSRPQPGFEVDPWQEHGRGLLLIRTLSSACGHRTTEHGKAVWFTLPAIPSQPGPSPES, encoded by the coding sequence GTGCCGCCCGACCCACCTGTTCCCGCCTCCTGGCGCATCGCCCTGCCGCACTCCACGGCAGCCGTGCCGATCGCCCGCGCTCTCGTCCGTACCGCCCTGTCGGACATCGACGCCCCGGCGGACAGCGACACCGCCGAGCTGCTCACCGCCGAGCTGGTGGCCAACGCGGTCGAGCACACGGTGAGCAGCGAGCCCATCGAGCTGGTCGTGGAGCTGCTGCCCACCGGCTGCCAGGTCGAGGTGCACGACCACGACCCGGCTCCGCCCGGCGATCTGTCCCGGCCCCAGCCCGGCTTCGAGGTGGACCCCTGGCAGGAGCACGGGCGCGGTCTGCTGCTGATCCGGACCCTCAGCTCCGCCTGCGGTCACCGCACCACGGAGCACGGCAAGGCCGTCTGGTTCACGCTTCCGGCGATACCGTCCCAGCCGGGTCCGTCTCCGGAGAGCTGA
- a CDS encoding oxidoreductase (catalyzes the conversion of salicylyl-CoA to gentisyl-CoA), translating to MAVIGGGPGGLYAAALLKRLDPAREITVYERNAPDDTFGFGVVLSDETLGGIEHADPEVYRALSAEFVRWDTIDIVHRGRTHTSGGHGFAALGRRRLLEILHERCTALGVGLRFRAEAPPAAELAAHHDLVIAADGVHSATRQAHADAFRPSLAEHRNRYIWLAADFAFDAFRFEIAETPYGVMQLHGYPYAADASTVIVEMREEVWRAAGLDTCTPAESTARCAKFFTEALDGHPLRANNSSWIAFRTVTNSRWSHGNTVLIGDAAHTAHFSIGSGTKLAVEDALALAAAIEEQPDLPSALAAYEAERRPVVASTQRAAAASLRWFEELAVYTDQPPRRFAFNLLTRSRRVTHDNLRLRDASFTAAVEEEFGCPPGTPPMFTPFRLRGLELRNRVVVSPMDMYSATDGLPGDFHLVHLGARALGGAGLTMTEMVCVSPEGRITPGCTGLWTDEQATAWRRITDFVHTSAPGAAIGVQLGHSGRKGSTKLMWEGIDQPLETGNWPLSAASPLPYRPGVNQVPQELTRSQLADIRDQFLQAARRAADSGFDLLELHCAHGYLLSGFLSPLTNHRTDTHGGPLENRLRFPLEVFDAIREVWPAERPMTVRISATDWAEGGTDAEDAVEIARAFAAHGADAIDVSTGQVVPEERPEYGRSYQTPYADRIRNTVDVPVIAVGAISSWDDVNSLLLAGRADLCALARPHLYDPHWTLHAAAEQGYSGPGAPWPLPYGAGSRPPPTGRTDAPKPRLRLD from the coding sequence ATCGCGGTCATCGGCGGCGGCCCCGGCGGCCTCTACGCCGCCGCCCTCCTCAAGCGCCTCGACCCCGCCCGCGAGATCACGGTGTACGAGCGCAACGCCCCCGACGACACCTTCGGCTTCGGCGTCGTCCTCTCCGACGAGACCCTCGGCGGCATCGAGCACGCCGACCCCGAGGTCTACCGGGCCCTGAGCGCCGAGTTCGTCCGCTGGGACACCATCGACATCGTCCACCGGGGCCGCACCCACACCTCCGGCGGCCACGGCTTCGCCGCCCTGGGCCGCCGCCGGCTGCTGGAGATCCTCCACGAGCGCTGCACCGCCCTCGGCGTCGGCCTCCGCTTCCGTGCCGAGGCCCCGCCCGCCGCCGAGCTGGCCGCCCACCACGACCTGGTCATCGCCGCCGACGGGGTGCACAGCGCCACCCGCCAGGCGCACGCGGACGCCTTCCGCCCGTCCCTCGCCGAGCACCGCAACCGCTACATCTGGCTCGCCGCCGACTTCGCGTTCGACGCCTTCCGCTTCGAGATCGCCGAAACCCCGTACGGGGTCATGCAGTTGCACGGCTACCCGTACGCGGCCGACGCCTCCACCGTCATCGTCGAGATGCGCGAGGAGGTGTGGCGCGCCGCCGGACTCGACACCTGCACCCCCGCCGAATCCACCGCCCGCTGCGCCAAGTTCTTCACCGAGGCCCTGGACGGCCATCCCCTGCGCGCCAACAACTCCAGCTGGATCGCTTTCCGTACGGTCACCAACTCCCGCTGGTCGCACGGGAACACGGTCCTCATCGGGGACGCCGCCCACACCGCGCACTTCTCCATCGGCTCCGGCACCAAGCTCGCCGTCGAGGACGCCCTCGCGCTCGCCGCCGCCATCGAGGAACAGCCGGACCTGCCTTCCGCGTTGGCGGCGTACGAGGCCGAGCGCCGCCCGGTCGTCGCCTCCACCCAGCGGGCGGCGGCGGCCAGCCTGCGCTGGTTCGAGGAGCTGGCCGTCTACACCGACCAGCCACCCCGCCGCTTCGCCTTCAACCTCCTCACCCGCAGCCGCCGGGTCACCCACGACAACCTGCGGCTGCGCGACGCCTCCTTCACCGCCGCAGTGGAGGAGGAGTTCGGCTGCCCGCCCGGCACCCCGCCGATGTTCACCCCGTTCCGGCTGCGCGGCCTGGAGCTGCGCAACCGGGTCGTCGTCTCCCCCATGGACATGTACTCGGCCACCGACGGCCTCCCCGGCGACTTCCACCTCGTCCACCTCGGCGCCCGCGCCCTCGGCGGCGCCGGGCTCACCATGACGGAGATGGTCTGCGTCAGCCCCGAGGGCCGGATCACCCCCGGCTGTACGGGTCTGTGGACCGATGAACAGGCCACCGCCTGGCGCCGGATCACCGACTTCGTCCACACCTCCGCCCCCGGCGCCGCCATCGGCGTCCAGCTCGGCCACTCCGGCCGCAAGGGCTCCACCAAACTGATGTGGGAGGGCATCGACCAGCCCCTGGAGACCGGCAACTGGCCGCTGTCCGCCGCCTCCCCGCTCCCGTACCGCCCGGGCGTCAACCAGGTCCCGCAGGAGCTGACGCGCAGCCAACTGGCCGACATCCGCGACCAGTTCCTCCAGGCGGCCCGCCGTGCCGCCGACTCCGGCTTCGATCTCCTCGAACTCCACTGCGCCCACGGCTACTTGCTCTCCGGCTTCCTCTCCCCGCTCACCAACCACCGCACCGACACCCACGGCGGCCCGCTGGAGAACCGGCTCCGCTTCCCCCTCGAAGTCTTCGACGCCATCCGCGAAGTCTGGCCCGCCGAGCGGCCGATGACCGTCCGGATCTCCGCCACCGACTGGGCCGAGGGCGGCACCGACGCCGAGGACGCCGTGGAGATTGCCCGCGCCTTCGCCGCCCACGGGGCCGACGCCATCGACGTCTCCACCGGCCAGGTGGTGCCCGAGGAGCGCCCCGAGTACGGCCGCTCGTACCAGACCCCGTACGCGGACCGTATCCGCAACACCGTGGACGTCCCGGTCATCGCGGTCGGCGCCATCTCCTCCTGGGACGACGTCAACTCCCTGCTCCTGGCGGGCCGCGCCGACCTCTGCGCCCTGGCCCGCCCCCACCTGTACGACCCGCACTGGACCCTCCACGCGGCGGCCGAACAGGGCTACTCCGGCCCGGGCGCCCCCTGGCCTCTCCCGTACGGCGCGGGCAGCCGCCCCCCGCCCACGGGCCGCACGGACGCCCCGAAACCCCGGCTCAGGCTGGACTGA
- a CDS encoding 2-aminobenzoate-CoA ligase, giving the protein MEPNTSPNTPAAAADASVRVPGAHTDTFARDHLPPPDQWPELLLDQPGLRYPDRLNCGYELLDRTVAERGPDRPALRSGDGTVWSYGELLETVDRIAHVLTDDLAVVPGNRVLLRGPTTPWLAACWLAVMKAGAVAVTVLAQARAGELATVCSLARVSHALCDARSAEDLAKADVAGLRTVLFGGDGPGDLTRLAAAHSGSGPYGAVGTAADEVALIAFTSGTTGQPKGCMHLHRDLLAIADTFSREILRPVADDVFAGSPPLGFTFGLGGLLVFPLRAGASALLLEQAGPRQLLPALVRHRVSVLFTAPTAYRTMLGELDGHDLSALRRCVSAGENLPAATWHAWREATGLRIINGIGATELLHIFISAADDAIRPGTTGLPVPGWQARVVDEHGEELPDGEPGLLAVRGPVGCRYLADPRQTEYVRHGWNMTGDTFVREPDGYFRYVARADDMIISSGYNIAGPEVEDALLRHPEVAEAAVVGRSDELRGEIVVAHVVLTEGAEQTADSLRAHMKASLAPHKCPRLFVFEQSLPRTATGKLQRFLLRQDPWETSGGPGPDTP; this is encoded by the coding sequence ATGGAGCCGAATACCTCGCCGAACACGCCCGCAGCCGCCGCCGACGCGTCCGTACGCGTCCCCGGGGCTCACACCGACACCTTCGCGCGCGACCACCTCCCCCCGCCCGACCAGTGGCCGGAGCTGCTCCTGGACCAGCCGGGGCTCCGCTATCCCGACCGGCTGAACTGCGGGTACGAGCTGCTGGACCGTACGGTGGCGGAGCGCGGGCCCGACCGGCCCGCCCTGCGCTCCGGCGACGGGACGGTCTGGAGCTACGGCGAGCTGCTGGAGACGGTGGACCGCATCGCCCATGTGCTCACCGACGACCTGGCCGTGGTGCCCGGCAACCGGGTGCTGCTGCGCGGGCCCACCACCCCCTGGCTGGCCGCGTGCTGGCTCGCCGTCATGAAGGCGGGCGCGGTCGCCGTCACCGTACTGGCGCAGGCCCGCGCGGGTGAGCTGGCCACCGTCTGCTCGCTCGCCCGGGTGAGCCACGCCCTGTGCGACGCGCGCTCGGCCGAGGACCTGGCGAAGGCGGACGTGGCGGGCCTGCGGACGGTCCTGTTCGGCGGGGACGGCCCCGGCGACCTGACCCGGCTGGCCGCCGCGCACTCCGGCTCCGGCCCGTACGGGGCGGTCGGCACGGCGGCCGACGAGGTCGCGCTCATCGCGTTCACCTCGGGGACCACCGGGCAGCCCAAGGGCTGTATGCATCTGCACCGGGATCTGCTCGCCATCGCCGACACCTTCTCCCGCGAGATCCTGCGGCCCGTCGCCGACGACGTCTTCGCGGGCAGCCCGCCGCTCGGCTTCACCTTCGGCCTCGGCGGGCTGCTGGTCTTCCCGCTGCGGGCCGGGGCCTCGGCGCTGCTGCTGGAGCAGGCCGGGCCGCGGCAGCTGCTGCCCGCGCTGGTACGCCACCGGGTCTCGGTCCTCTTCACCGCGCCGACCGCCTACCGCACGATGCTCGGGGAACTGGACGGCCACGACCTCTCCGCGCTGCGCCGCTGTGTCTCGGCCGGGGAGAACCTGCCCGCCGCCACCTGGCACGCCTGGCGGGAGGCGACCGGGCTGCGCATCATCAACGGCATCGGGGCCACCGAGCTGCTGCACATCTTCATCTCCGCCGCCGACGACGCGATCCGCCCCGGCACCACCGGCCTGCCCGTGCCCGGCTGGCAGGCCAGGGTGGTCGACGAGCACGGCGAGGAGCTGCCCGACGGCGAACCGGGGCTGCTCGCCGTACGCGGACCGGTCGGCTGCCGCTATCTCGCCGACCCCCGGCAGACGGAGTACGTCCGCCACGGCTGGAACATGACCGGTGACACGTTCGTCCGTGAGCCGGACGGCTACTTCCGTTACGTGGCCCGCGCCGACGACATGATCATCTCCTCCGGCTACAACATCGCGGGCCCCGAGGTGGAGGACGCCCTGCTGCGCCATCCGGAGGTCGCGGAGGCGGCGGTGGTGGGCCGGTCGGACGAATTGCGCGGGGAGATCGTGGTGGCGCACGTGGTGCTGACGGAGGGCGCGGAGCAGACCGCCGACTCGCTGCGCGCCCATATGAAGGCCAGCCTGGCCCCGCACAAATGCCCGCGCCTCTTCGTATTCGAGCAGTCCCTGCCACGCACCGCGACCGGCAAACTCCAGCGGTTCCTGCTCCGGCAGGACCCCTGGGAGACGTCCGGCGGGCCGGGGCCGGACACCCCCTAG
- a CDS encoding amino acid permease, with amino-acid sequence MSTGLPSSGTPKRPGPARPGLRRKSPEQLIAESGGDLEGHGLKRTMGLFQLVCFGVGAIVGTGIFVGLSDTVAEAGPAVVISFVLAAITCIFTAFSFAELGSAIPVSGSSYSFAYAALGERTAFLVGWCLMLEYGVSVSAVAVGWSQYVNELLNSLIGWQLPAALSAGPGDGGVINLPAVVVIAMAATLLVRGVRESAGATAAMAVLKIGILLAFCVIAFTAFQDDNLVPFAGHGLGGITAGASLAFFSYIGFDAITTAGEEVKNPRRNIPIAILICIGVVTLLYCAVALSAIGALGADAVSDKPAALSLVVNQVTESSVGGGIIAFGAVVAIASVVLAVMYGQTRILMSMSRDGLIPRVFERVSPRTHTPVANTWIVACVFAVPAAFVSLDVVVNLTTIGTLATMLAVNAAVMVLRRRNPELERSFRVPLYPLSPLLGIAFCLYLMYGTGWTTWLQFAVFLAAGSLLYAGYGRKRSRLVSSPETDPAGTVSPEA; translated from the coding sequence ATGAGCACCGGTCTGCCGTCCTCCGGCACCCCGAAGCGCCCCGGCCCCGCCCGGCCCGGTCTGCGCCGCAAAAGCCCCGAACAGCTCATCGCCGAGTCCGGCGGCGACCTGGAGGGCCACGGCCTGAAGCGGACGATGGGACTCTTCCAGCTCGTCTGCTTCGGCGTCGGCGCGATCGTCGGCACCGGTATCTTCGTCGGCCTCTCCGACACCGTCGCCGAGGCCGGGCCCGCCGTGGTCATCTCGTTCGTCCTGGCCGCGATCACCTGTATCTTCACCGCGTTCTCCTTCGCGGAGCTGGGCAGCGCCATCCCGGTCTCCGGGAGCTCGTACTCCTTCGCGTACGCCGCCCTCGGCGAGCGCACCGCGTTCCTCGTCGGCTGGTGCCTGATGCTGGAGTACGGCGTCTCGGTCTCCGCCGTCGCGGTGGGGTGGAGCCAGTACGTCAACGAGCTGCTGAACAGCCTGATCGGCTGGCAGCTGCCCGCCGCCCTGTCCGCCGGGCCCGGTGACGGCGGCGTGATCAACCTCCCGGCGGTCGTCGTGATCGCCATGGCCGCCACCCTGCTGGTGCGCGGCGTCCGGGAGAGCGCCGGGGCGACCGCCGCCATGGCGGTCCTGAAGATCGGCATCCTGCTGGCGTTCTGCGTGATCGCGTTCACCGCGTTCCAGGACGACAACCTCGTGCCGTTCGCCGGTCACGGGCTGGGCGGGATCACGGCGGGCGCCTCGCTGGCGTTCTTCTCGTACATCGGCTTCGACGCCATCACCACGGCGGGCGAAGAGGTCAAGAACCCCCGCCGGAACATTCCGATCGCCATCCTGATCTGCATCGGCGTCGTCACGCTGCTCTACTGCGCGGTGGCGCTCTCGGCCATCGGCGCGCTCGGCGCGGACGCCGTGTCCGACAAGCCCGCGGCCCTCTCGCTGGTCGTCAACCAGGTCACCGAATCCTCGGTGGGCGGGGGCATCATCGCCTTCGGCGCGGTCGTCGCCATCGCGTCCGTGGTGCTCGCCGTGATGTACGGGCAGACCCGCATCCTGATGTCGATGTCCCGCGACGGGCTGATCCCGCGCGTCTTCGAACGCGTCTCGCCCCGGACCCACACCCCGGTCGCCAACACCTGGATCGTGGCCTGCGTCTTCGCCGTACCGGCCGCCTTCGTCTCGCTGGACGTCGTCGTCAACCTGACGACCATCGGCACGCTCGCCACCATGCTCGCGGTCAACGCGGCCGTCATGGTGCTGCGCCGCCGCAACCCCGAGCTGGAGCGGTCCTTCCGGGTGCCGCTCTACCCGCTGAGCCCGCTGCTCGGCATCGCGTTCTGCCTGTATCTGATGTACGGGACCGGCTGGACGACCTGGCTCCAGTTCGCGGTCTTCCTCGCCGCCGGTTCGCTGCTCTACGCCGGTTACGGCCGTAAGCGCTCCCGGCTGGTCAGCTCTCCGGAGACGGACCCGGCTGGGACGGTATCGCCGGAAGCGTGA